From Bactrocera oleae isolate idBacOlea1 chromosome 4, idBacOlea1, whole genome shotgun sequence:
attttcaagtttttataTCATGAGATTATTCAAAACATTTCGAGGTTCCCTTGCTATTTTCTGCTTCAATTTTCGCATTCTTCTTCTTCCTGATAGTTAGCTGATACTAGCAGTTCTGAAACAAACTTATTATTATGGCATAGTTATTATGTGTTTATTATTTGGTTGATGATGTTTTTTTGAGTACTGTTTGCCATGGGAACTATATTTGCATTGATGATTTCATTATGGTTTTATTTCACAAATGATGGTAAGTATCCATTTTTAAACACAAATCTATCGCAATAGTAAATGAAGGGGATGTTTGAGTCCCAATCACTGCGGCAAAGATTCATATTCgacataaaaattttgcaacattTGAAAATGTCAAGCGTTTGAGCATTTCAAGTTTTGACATTTGATGAGCGCAAAACTAACAAAATCGGCATCAGGAAAATTTATGATGGAAGAAGACAGTTAAGCGAAATCACTGTTTATTTTCGTTTATGATTAATTAATATCATTCATTCTGTTTTAAGTACATATActgacatataatatattatctgaTCTTCTATAATCAATTcaattatgttgttgttttcatcataaaagcaacaaatgcaaaattcatttaatttcaacACCAAACTGATTCACACactaatcaaaataattttaaaaagtttacttATTGATGTTTGTATCTTTATTATATGATTTTACAATCTTACAGAATTCGCTTTATGCGTATAGAATTTAAATTctatatacttaataaaatagCCATAAGAAGAATAGCGGACCAAAGtgttacaaataatattttataatattgttagtaaaCTGTTGGTTTAACGCACacgtttcgacaaatgaaaCTGCCAATAGCTACGTAAACTCCTCTTTAGTTTTAGTAGTCCATAGAACTAGTGCAGTTAGTGTTTAATCTATTTGGTATAGTGCTTATATTTTCACAATTCTGTCAAATATATTGTGTATCAATGATATCAGTCCGTGCCAGCCTGTGGTATTCGTCagaagttaattttaaaaaatatatatacgctTATCTTTATCGGGACATATTAGATCTTGTATGCTTTAAATTAGAATATTCAATTAATGCTGATTACAGGTTTATTAACAATTTGCATAAAGAttacaagtaataaaaaatacagtatTATTTTCGTTACAAACATCCCTCATTATTCGGCTTTAACATATTCTCGAACTAATTTCTAATTTCAAGTTACAATCCAGTACGATGCGATTAAAACGGCACAATTACCTAAGCGGTAGGactgaatattttacaattcttcaTATTCTTCATACTTCCATTCATTTGGAATTTACTTAGTATTAGCTGTTACGATAATAATCAAGAAAATTACTGGTGGGTATTTACTAAAAATGTCGAcagcatttattttaatacataaataagtgTTATTTACTTATTTGGTCTTTTTTAATTGTTCGTTTAGTTCCAATTAAAAACGAATATTGCtgcatatattcaaataattaaGTTAATGAAATTTAAGGAGCTTGTAAGtcttaaagttaaatttttgcgtatatatgatatatatgctTCCGTCAATAACACGGCTGTATACTGACATCTCAATCTCGACGACATCTGATTTAGAAGTTTCGCCTGCCGTTGTTGTTCTCGTGCACactgcaaaacaaaaatttaatattagttaataattaagaattttaaacatatacacgtaagttattataacattactaaaataaattaatttcacacatatgcacacatttgTTTAACACACTGTATTATAcccatttagtaaaaaaaaaaccgattaGCTATATATCTAAACGTATGTATTGAAATGAAGGCGTCAACACACTTTGTAAGAAGACAAGGGATTTATTGTTACTCgtgaaacaaaacaacaaaatcacTAGTCTTCCATGCAAAATGTATCTTATAGAAATTAGTTTAGCGAAATATGTAGTTACACAAGCGTTTTAAGCGACCATCCCAGGTTTAACAGCACATTGTTTACCCCTATAGCCACAATCACCACTTTAGTACACATAAGTGAGTTAGATGAACGTTTGTTTGATGTTTAAGGATTAGTATGCTTTTTTTAAAGTACAATGAATATGAGAAttgtagaaaacaaaaaatcatgaGTTAGAGAATGTGTTCATACTTTTAGGATGTGTTGGACACCAACCTCTGTTGTAAAAGATACTGGGCCATTTGGATTTGTTTTGGGTTACCGGAAATGGTAATAATACGATCAGTTGATCCTGGCAATGGTTCATCAATTGTAATATAGGCACCAGACTCATTGCGAATGCGTCGGATACGGCCACCTCCTTTTCCAATGATAGCACCAGCCAACTATAAGAAAATATCCGTTAATAGCTATTAAGGCTTTGATATGTTAGTAATGGACTCACATCTTTTGGAATTGTAACCTGCGTACTGTTTTTGGGATCATGGCCATTTGGTAGATTTCCCGAATTGCCACCATTAGGCCCATTATTGTTTGGGCCAGGCCCGAAGCCGCCAGCACCGGCAGATCCCATACCACCACCAACAGATCCCATTCCATTATTATTGATTGGTCCACCAAACCCACCGCCTTGATTCATGCCACCACCGAAGTTTCCACCACTATTCATTTGATTGCCACCAAAACCGCCTCCTGGGTTACCACCACCGAAGTTGCCTTGATTTCCGGGACCAAACCCACCGCCATTGCCCCCGAAACTGCCACCTGATGGACCGTTATTTACTCCAAATCCTCCACCGCCATTACCACCGAAATTTCCTCCACCGAAGCCACCGCCAAAGTTACCGCCACCGAAATTACCACCACCGTTATTGCTTCCGAAACCATCATCATTAGCCCATGGATTAATAAATGGGTTGTCACGTCGGCCACCGCTGCGGCTGCGGTCATTACGTCCACCACGATCGTTGCCAAAATTACCGCCACCACCATTACCTATACCACCGCCTCCGCCGCCGCCACCTCCGCGACCACCACGCGATGGACGGTTGTTACCACCACCGTTTCCGCCACCGCCGGATCCATAACCACCATATGCATCGGCGTACATACGATCGAAATTGGTGGGATCATAATTATGTACTGGACCCTTAATAGGCgtctgaaaatattaattaacatatatgtattatttaaataataagatATCTTATACATATTATTCTACCGTGTACACAAATCTTACCTCACGCGTCAACGTAATCACCTCCCTTATAGCTTCAATCACCTGCGATTGCTTTCCGACGGTCTGTACTACTCGGTCTGTGCTTTGTGGGGCAACATTCGAGAACACTTTCAAAATACGACAtccaattttctaaaaaaaaaaaaaatatattacattactattaaacattattataatttgattcaaataaaatacacaTAGTAGCGTTAAAAAACATTCGCCAAATTATTTTAGAGAGTGCTGCCGAATTGATAGACCAAACAGAAATTCGTATCCATTCTGGTAACATTGAGCCTATACTtcctttacaaatttattggcGAAAAACGTCAGTCAAACTGTATGGCATGTTAATAATCTCCTtaggaattaaaaatattgatcttctttgtatttaaattgttaCTACATAGGGATGATTGCATCATTTCAACACTATAAATTATAGTTTTCCGTACTTTCTACATTCCCTCTTTCTTATTTAGAAGTTGACACTGTGCGATATATTACGGCACAATAGAGGCTTGACCAATGAAATAGTCATTAGTTAAGGACGGGGTCGGAGGAACCGATAAAAGGCGACAATTTTACAGAAGAGTTGAGTCACAGCCTTGTAAAGTGAATTAAAAGACTTTTTGTTCACCCTTATAGTATCTACTAGCCAACACTCAATCAGTCAAAGAAACATGTATACACTTCACACATCAATATAAGCAtgtaacaaaacaaatttattaattatgaacATGAGCAAACAGAATCGGCATGTAGCCGCGAATACATACTCATACCGAGCTAAACACATATCATACCAATGCATGGAAGTAATATGAAAATGTTAGCAACTGAAGT
This genomic window contains:
- the HnRNP-K gene encoding heterogeneous nuclear ribonucleoprotein K homolog isoform X4, which produces MMAHMSISVVDAMMTKYVSSYLVILLVLSLEKGDSIFKKCALSTILISSDLEATLQIVTEMLKYFEERDDEVDVRLLIHQSLAGCIIGKGGQKIKEIRDKIGCRILKVFSNVAPQSTDRVVQTVGKQSQVIEAIREVITLTRETPIKGPVHNYDPTNFDRMYADAYGGYGSGGGGNGGGNNRPSRGGRGGGGGGGGGIGNGGGGNFGNDRGGRNDRSRSGGRRDNPFINPWANDDGFGSNNGGGNFGGGNFGGGFGGGNFGGNGGGGFGVNNGPSGGSFGGNGGGFGPGNQGNFGGGNPGGGFGGNQMNSGGNFGGGMNQGGGFGGPINNNGMGSVGGGMGSAGAGGFGPGPNNNGPNGGNSGNLPNGHDPKNSTQVTIPKDLAGAIIGKGGGRIRRIRNESGAYITIDEPLPGSTDRIITISGNPKQIQMAQYLLQQSVHENNNGRRNF
- the HnRNP-K gene encoding heterogeneous nuclear ribonucleoprotein K homolog isoform X1, encoding MTKKMKMKRENNDDGPHVDKRSRRNDDQIRILIPSNIAGAVIGKGGQHIQKMRTQYKATVSVDDSQGPERTILISSDLEATLQIVTEMLKYFEERDDEVDVRLLIHQSLAGCIIGKGGQKIKEIRDKIGCRILKVFSNVAPQSTDRVVQTVGKQSQVIEAIREVITLTRETPIKGPVHNYDPTNFDRMYADAYGGYGSGGGGNGGGNNRPSRGGRGGGGGGGGGIGNGGGGNFGNDRGGRNDRSRSGGRRDNPFINPWANDDGFGSNNGGGNFGGGNFGGGFGGGNFGGNGGGGFGVNNGPSGGSFGGNGGGFGPGNQGNFGGGNPGGGFGGNQMNSGGNFGGGMNQGGGFGGPINNNGMGSVGGGMGSAGAGGFGPGPNNNGPNGGNSGNLPNGHDPKNSTQVTIPKDLAGAIIGKGGGRIRRIRNESGAYITIDEPLPGSTDRIITISGNPKQIQMAQYLLQQSVHENNNGRRNF
- the HnRNP-K gene encoding heterogeneous nuclear ribonucleoprotein K homolog isoform X3; this translates as MTKKMKMKRENNDDGPHVDKRSRRNDDQIRILIPSNIAGAVIGKGGQHIQKMRTQYKATVSVDDSQGPERTILISSDLEATLQIVTEMLKYFEERDDEVDVRLLIHQSLAGCIIGKGGQKIKEIRDKIGCRILKVFSNVAPQSTDRVVQTVGKQSQVIEAIREVITLTRETPIKGPVHNYDPTNFDRMYADAYGGYGSGGGGNGGGNNRPSRGGRGGGGGGGGGIGNGGGGNFGNDRGGRNDRSRSGGRRDNPFINPWANDDGFGSNNGGGNFGGGNFGGGFGGGNFGGNGGGGFGVNNGPSGGSFGGNGGGFGPGNQGNFGGGNPGGGFGGNQMNSGGNFGGGMNQGGGFGGPINNNGMGSVGGGMGSAGAGGFGPGPNNNGPNGGNSGNLPNGHDPKNSTQVTIPKDLAGAIIGKGGGRIRRIRNESGAYITIDEPLPGSTDRIITISGNPKQIQMAQYLLQQRLVSNTS
- the HnRNP-K gene encoding heterogeneous nuclear ribonucleoprotein K homolog isoform X2 → MKMKRENNDDGPHVDKRSRRNDDQIRILIPSNIAGAVIGKGGQHIQKMRTQYKATVSVDDSQGPERTILISSDLEATLQIVTEMLKYFEERDDEVDVRLLIHQSLAGCIIGKGGQKIKEIRDKIGCRILKVFSNVAPQSTDRVVQTVGKQSQVIEAIREVITLTRETPIKGPVHNYDPTNFDRMYADAYGGYGSGGGGNGGGNNRPSRGGRGGGGGGGGGIGNGGGGNFGNDRGGRNDRSRSGGRRDNPFINPWANDDGFGSNNGGGNFGGGNFGGGFGGGNFGGNGGGGFGVNNGPSGGSFGGNGGGFGPGNQGNFGGGNPGGGFGGNQMNSGGNFGGGMNQGGGFGGPINNNGMGSVGGGMGSAGAGGFGPGPNNNGPNGGNSGNLPNGHDPKNSTQVTIPKDLAGAIIGKGGGRIRRIRNESGAYITIDEPLPGSTDRIITISGNPKQIQMAQYLLQQSVHENNNGRRNF